In Bordetella holmesii ATCC 51541, the following proteins share a genomic window:
- a CDS encoding tripartite tricarboxylate transporter receptor family protein — protein sequence MTLAKKPRLARALTGLIAGTVSAFALSSTPALAAYPDKPVRIVVGFSAGGTTDVIARIMAKELTEALGQSFVVENKPGGGSNIATDYVARATPDGYTLLFVAVTSAINQTLYSNVNFDLVKDFAPVALGAKVPNVLVINPQVPVKSVQELVAYAKANPGKLAFASSGSGTSIHMAGELFKQRAGIDVLHVPYKGSAPAVTDLIGGQVQFMFDNMPSSWPHAQSGKLRALAVTTAERSKSAPDLPTMQEAGFDKFDVSSWFGLVAPAGTPKDVIDTLNAAMMKGLDKPSVQKAYESLGAIGQKTTPAEFGAFIKSEVEGWAPVVKTSGARVD from the coding sequence ATGACATTGGCCAAAAAGCCTCGTCTGGCGCGCGCCCTCACCGGATTGATCGCCGGTACTGTAAGCGCTTTTGCCCTGAGTTCGACCCCCGCGCTGGCTGCCTATCCGGACAAGCCCGTGCGTATCGTGGTGGGGTTTTCCGCCGGGGGCACGACCGACGTGATCGCCCGAATCATGGCCAAGGAACTGACCGAGGCACTCGGGCAATCCTTCGTGGTCGAGAACAAGCCGGGCGGCGGCAGCAATATCGCCACGGACTATGTCGCCCGCGCGACTCCCGATGGCTACACGCTGCTGTTCGTGGCCGTGACCAGTGCGATTAATCAGACGCTGTATTCGAACGTCAATTTCGATTTGGTCAAGGATTTCGCGCCGGTGGCGCTGGGTGCGAAGGTGCCCAATGTCCTGGTGATCAATCCGCAAGTGCCGGTCAAGTCCGTGCAGGAACTGGTGGCTTATGCCAAGGCCAACCCAGGCAAATTGGCTTTTGCCTCCTCAGGCAGCGGCACTTCCATTCATATGGCCGGCGAGCTGTTCAAGCAACGCGCCGGCATCGATGTGCTGCATGTGCCCTACAAGGGCAGCGCCCCAGCGGTGACCGATCTGATCGGCGGCCAGGTGCAATTCATGTTCGACAACATGCCTTCGTCCTGGCCCCACGCGCAATCGGGCAAGCTGCGCGCTTTGGCAGTGACCACGGCCGAACGCTCCAAGAGCGCACCGGATCTGCCCACCATGCAGGAGGCCGGCTTTGATAAATTCGATGTGTCGTCGTGGTTCGGTCTGGTCGCGCCTGCTGGCACGCCGAAGGATGTGATCGACACGCTGAACGCGGCCATGATGAAGGGTCTGGATAAACCTTCCGTGCAAAAAGCCTATGAAAGCCTGGGGGCGATCGGACAGAAAACCACGCCGGCCGAGTTTGGTGCGTTCATCAAGTCGGAAGTCGAAGGCTGGGCCCCCGTGGTCAAGACTTCGGGTGCGCGCGTCGATTGA
- a CDS encoding NMT1-like family protein, with the protein MSQRTSAINLSRRRLVQSAALGAACLGLPALGRAQSGPVIRIGFWPVAAGLPFYAAVEKGYFKEAGLNVEPQKFAGAQQVMEAMLAGRSDGSANGTGSANLAIGEIASPGLFKIFASNPSNAQYVLDEFIVAKDSPVRSIAELKGKKVGSGPGIQNATLARTVLERAGATGATVVELAISQHVAAVAAGQLDACYTLEPTGTVGRLNGTTRVLEAGVIAKYVLGDPMAPWFGGSASLTTAFLKKHPEESKRFIQAYARGIDLVRKHPDEARQYMKGYTAIEGPMTQEVPLAAYTLYNEFTDSDVQYFQKFFDLFADKGVFAQKVDVASMLYKG; encoded by the coding sequence ATGAGCCAACGTACGTCCGCCATCAATCTTTCCCGCCGCCGTCTCGTGCAAAGCGCCGCTCTGGGCGCAGCCTGCCTTGGGCTGCCCGCCCTGGGCAGGGCCCAGAGCGGCCCGGTCATCCGCATCGGTTTCTGGCCCGTTGCCGCCGGCCTGCCGTTTTACGCCGCCGTCGAAAAAGGGTATTTCAAAGAGGCCGGCCTGAACGTTGAACCGCAGAAGTTCGCGGGTGCTCAGCAGGTCATGGAGGCCATGCTGGCCGGACGCTCCGACGGCAGTGCCAACGGCACGGGTTCGGCCAACCTGGCTATCGGCGAAATCGCCTCACCGGGGCTGTTCAAAATCTTCGCCTCCAACCCCAGCAACGCTCAATATGTGCTGGACGAATTCATCGTCGCCAAGGACAGCCCGGTCAGGTCCATTGCCGAGCTCAAGGGCAAGAAAGTCGGTTCCGGCCCTGGCATACAGAACGCCACGCTGGCCCGCACCGTGCTCGAGCGTGCCGGCGCAACCGGCGCGACCGTTGTGGAACTGGCCATCAGCCAGCACGTCGCGGCGGTGGCAGCTGGCCAGCTCGACGCCTGCTACACCTTGGAGCCTACCGGTACAGTGGGCCGCCTCAATGGCACCACCCGCGTGCTCGAAGCAGGCGTCATCGCCAAGTACGTGCTGGGTGACCCCATGGCACCGTGGTTCGGCGGCTCGGCCTCGCTGACCACGGCTTTTCTGAAGAAGCACCCCGAAGAATCCAAGCGTTTCATCCAGGCGTACGCGCGCGGCATCGATCTGGTACGCAAGCATCCCGACGAGGCCCGCCAGTACATGAAGGGCTATACCGCGATCGAAGGCCCAATGACTCAAGAGGTGCCGCTGGCTGCCTACACGCTCTACAACGAGTTCACCGACAGCGACGTTCAATATTTCCAGAAGTTCTTCGATCTGTTCGCCGACAAAGGTGTGTTCGCGCAGAAAGTCGACGTGGCCAGCATGCTCTACAAGGGTTGA
- a CDS encoding putative membrane protein — protein sequence MEWLLDPAAWVGLLTLVILEIVLGIDNLIFIAILADKLPPSQRDRARIVGLSLALVMRLGLLSVMSWLVTLTRPLFSLGPFSFAGRDLILMLGGFFLLFKGTMELHERLEGGGQEVVGGLRSYPSFWVTVTQIVVLDAVFSLDSVITAVGMVDHLAIMMIAVIIAMGIMLAASKPLTRFVNAHPTVVVLCLGFLLMIGFSLLAEAFGFKVPKGYLYAAIGFSVLIEALNQVARRNLLKLDARRPMRDRTAEAVLRMLGKRPQKVDADLEPDRQAPATAAFGVEERNMVSGVLTLAERSIHSIMTPRIDVSWVNIEDDPQAIQKQIMDTPHSFFPVCRGSLDEVIGIGRAKDMVADLIAEGQVRRNRLRDPIIVHESIGILRLMETLKRSRGQLVLVADEFGAIAGLVTPIDVFEAIAGEFPDEDEVPDIIAKDDSVWEIDGAADLRHVEQVLDTEGLIDESEDYSTLAGYLLMRFGQLPQPGDSCEYETPYFRFRFEVLRMDGRRIASVRVERSINEALEDPDNYDHD from the coding sequence ATGGAGTGGCTGCTGGACCCCGCCGCGTGGGTCGGCCTGCTTACCCTTGTCATCCTTGAAATCGTCCTCGGGATAGACAACCTCATCTTCATCGCCATCCTGGCGGACAAGCTGCCTCCTTCGCAGCGTGACCGCGCGCGCATCGTCGGCCTGAGTCTGGCGTTGGTCATGCGGTTGGGCCTGTTGTCGGTGATGTCGTGGTTGGTCACGTTGACCCGGCCGCTGTTTTCCCTTGGGCCCTTTTCGTTTGCGGGCCGGGATCTGATCCTGATGCTGGGCGGCTTCTTCCTGCTCTTCAAGGGCACGATGGAACTGCACGAGCGGCTCGAGGGCGGCGGGCAGGAGGTGGTGGGAGGCTTGCGCTCCTACCCGAGCTTCTGGGTCACGGTCACGCAGATCGTGGTGCTGGACGCGGTGTTCTCGCTGGACTCGGTGATCACTGCCGTGGGCATGGTCGACCACCTGGCCATCATGATGATCGCTGTGATCATCGCCATGGGGATCATGCTGGCGGCCTCCAAGCCGCTGACCCGTTTCGTCAATGCCCATCCGACCGTGGTTGTGCTGTGTCTGGGCTTTCTTCTGATGATCGGGTTTTCGCTGCTGGCCGAAGCGTTTGGCTTCAAGGTGCCCAAGGGCTATCTGTACGCCGCCATCGGATTCTCAGTACTCATCGAGGCGCTCAACCAGGTGGCGCGGCGCAATCTGCTCAAGCTCGATGCCCGCCGCCCCATGCGCGACCGCACCGCCGAGGCGGTGCTGCGCATGCTGGGTAAGCGGCCGCAGAAGGTCGACGCCGACCTCGAACCGGATCGACAGGCACCTGCTACAGCCGCCTTCGGCGTGGAGGAGCGCAACATGGTCAGTGGCGTGCTGACCCTGGCCGAGCGCTCCATCCACTCGATCATGACCCCGCGCATCGATGTGTCGTGGGTCAATATCGAGGATGATCCCCAGGCCATCCAGAAGCAGATCATGGATACCCCGCACAGCTTTTTTCCCGTCTGCCGGGGTTCGCTGGACGAGGTCATCGGCATAGGCCGCGCCAAGGACATGGTGGCTGACCTGATTGCCGAGGGTCAGGTGCGCCGCAACCGCCTGCGCGATCCGATCATCGTGCACGAATCCATCGGTATCCTGCGTCTAATGGAAACCCTCAAACGTTCGCGCGGCCAACTGGTGCTGGTGGCCGATGAGTTCGGCGCCATCGCCGGGCTGGTCACGCCCATCGATGTATTCGAGGCCATTGCCGGCGAGTTCCCCGACGAGGATGAGGTGCCCGATATTATCGCCAAGGACGATAGTGTCTGGGAAATCGACGGCGCGGCTGATCTGCGGCATGTGGAGCAAGTGCTCGATACCGAAGGGTTGATCGACGAATCCGAGGATTACTCCACGCTGGCAGGTTACCTGCTGATGCGCTTTGGGCAGTTGCCGCAGCCGGGTGACAGCTGCGAGTACGAGACACCTTATTTCCGCTTCCGTTTCGAAGTTCTGCGCATGGATGGCCGCCGCATCGCCTCCGTGCGGGTGGAACGATCCATCAACGAAGCGCTCGAAGATCCCGACAATTACGATCACGACTAA
- a CDS encoding inositol monophosphatase family protein, giving the protein MLNTAIKAARRAGAIINRASLDPDRLTVARKGPRDYVTEVDRAAEEAIVEFLRAAYPDHAVLGEEYGLQGPDQAEFQWIIDPLDGTTNFIHGLPNYAVSIALTQRGQVTQAVVYDPARNELFTASRGGGTFLNDRRVRVSGRIRYHEALLGAHWPTPADADQGSSRFRNMAEGSTGVRRLGSTVLELAYVASGRLDGFCGVGLKPWDVAAGSLLVLEAGGLVADFDGEQGWMDTGNVLAGSPKIFTHMLTALQAKA; this is encoded by the coding sequence ATGCTCAATACCGCCATCAAGGCGGCTCGCCGTGCCGGCGCCATCATCAATCGCGCCAGCCTCGATCCCGACCGCCTGACCGTGGCGCGCAAGGGTCCGCGCGATTATGTCACGGAAGTGGACCGCGCCGCGGAGGAGGCCATTGTCGAGTTCCTGCGCGCGGCTTACCCCGATCATGCCGTGCTGGGCGAAGAATATGGCCTGCAGGGCCCAGATCAGGCAGAGTTCCAGTGGATCATCGATCCTCTGGACGGCACGACCAATTTTATCCACGGGCTGCCGAACTACGCGGTTTCTATCGCGCTGACGCAGCGCGGCCAGGTGACGCAGGCCGTCGTCTATGATCCGGCACGCAATGAGTTGTTCACGGCCAGCCGTGGCGGCGGCACCTTCCTCAATGACCGCCGTGTGCGCGTCTCTGGCCGCATCCGCTATCACGAAGCCTTGCTGGGCGCACACTGGCCCACGCCAGCCGATGCGGATCAGGGATCTTCGCGGTTCCGCAACATGGCCGAAGGCAGCACCGGCGTGCGTCGTCTGGGGTCGACCGTTCTGGAGCTGGCTTATGTCGCCAGCGGCCGCCTCGATGGTTTTTGCGGCGTGGGCCTCAAGCCCTGGGACGTGGCCGCGGGCAGTCTGCTCGTACTGGAAGCCGGCGGTCTGGTGGCCGATTTCGACGGCGAACAGGGCTGGATGGACACCGGCAATGTGTTGGCCGGCAGCCCCAAGATCTTCACCCATATGCTGACGGCGCTTCAGGCCAAGGCCTGA
- a CDS encoding imelysin family protein, with protein MRKLLQGMLLVAAVVAGGAQAAIEPKAVVKTYADIAAAGYQDSLTTAQALQKAIDALIANPSEATLAAARQAWIEARVPYQQTEAFRFGNPIVDDWEGSVNAWPLDEGLIDYVDASYGTESDENAFYAVNVIGNAQISVGGKTIDASKITPELLSEVLHEADGNEANVATGYHAIEFLLWGQDLNGSGPAPKDRAGTPQQRHAGNRPHTDFDPKHCTGGNCERRIEFLKAVTQLLVDDLKDMSEQWKADGAARKAVAEDPKAGLVAMLTGLGSLSYGELAGERMKLGLMLHDPEEEHDCFSDNTHNSHYYNQLGIRNVYLGSYQRPDGSKVQGESLSDLVKAKDAKLDAEVRTKLDATVAAMQAMRDRAEKVETYDQMIAEGNKKGNAVVQAAIDRLIDQTRSLERVIALLELGDVAIEGSDSLDKPDAVFK; from the coding sequence ATGCGCAAGTTGCTGCAAGGCATGTTGCTGGTGGCCGCCGTCGTTGCTGGGGGCGCTCAGGCAGCCATCGAGCCCAAGGCCGTGGTCAAAACCTATGCGGACATCGCGGCGGCCGGCTACCAAGATTCGCTGACCACGGCACAAGCCCTGCAGAAGGCGATCGATGCGCTCATCGCCAACCCCAGCGAGGCCACACTGGCTGCTGCCCGCCAGGCCTGGATCGAAGCCCGTGTCCCTTATCAGCAGACCGAAGCTTTCCGCTTCGGAAACCCTATCGTCGATGACTGGGAAGGTAGCGTCAATGCCTGGCCGTTGGATGAGGGGCTGATCGATTACGTGGATGCCTCTTACGGCACCGAGAGCGACGAAAACGCCTTTTACGCCGTCAATGTCATCGGCAACGCCCAGATTTCCGTCGGCGGTAAAACCATCGATGCCAGCAAGATCACGCCCGAGCTTCTGTCGGAGGTGTTGCACGAAGCCGATGGCAATGAAGCCAACGTGGCCACGGGGTATCACGCCATCGAGTTTCTGCTTTGGGGGCAGGATCTCAACGGCAGCGGCCCCGCGCCCAAGGACAGGGCGGGCACCCCGCAGCAGCGCCATGCTGGCAATCGTCCGCATACCGATTTCGATCCCAAGCACTGCACTGGGGGCAATTGCGAGCGCCGCATCGAGTTTCTCAAGGCGGTGACTCAGCTGCTGGTCGACGACCTGAAAGACATGTCCGAGCAATGGAAGGCCGATGGCGCAGCCCGCAAAGCCGTGGCCGAAGATCCCAAGGCTGGCCTGGTGGCCATGCTCACGGGACTGGGCAGCCTGTCATATGGTGAGTTGGCCGGCGAGCGCATGAAGCTGGGGCTGATGTTGCACGACCCCGAGGAAGAGCATGATTGCTTCTCGGACAACACGCACAATTCGCACTACTACAACCAGTTGGGCATCCGTAATGTCTACCTGGGCAGCTATCAACGCCCCGATGGCAGCAAAGTGCAGGGCGAAAGCCTGTCTGACCTGGTCAAGGCGAAGGATGCCAAGCTGGATGCCGAGGTCCGTACCAAACTGGACGCTACGGTGGCCGCCATGCAGGCCATGCGCGATCGCGCCGAAAAGGTTGAGACCTACGACCAGATGATTGCCGAAGGCAACAAGAAAGGCAACGCCGTGGTTCAGGCAGCCATCGATCGCCTCATCGATCAGACGCGTAGTCTGGAACGTGTCATCGCCTTGCTGGAGTTGGGCGACGTAGCCATCGAAGGTTCTGACAGCCTCGACAAGCCTGACGCCGTTTTCAAGTGA
- a CDS encoding bacterial regulatory, arsR family protein, whose product MQESETAAAGPRTLRRGLTVLAALRDQGNNGLSVTDIARQTGIQRPTIYRLLAALLEAGLVSTVQGSKKYRAELGA is encoded by the coding sequence ATGCAAGAGAGTGAGACCGCGGCTGCCGGGCCGCGTACCCTGCGCCGGGGGCTAACCGTACTGGCGGCTTTGCGCGATCAGGGCAATAACGGGCTAAGCGTCACCGACATTGCACGACAAACCGGCATCCAGCGCCCGACCATTTATCGGCTGCTGGCCGCCCTGCTGGAGGCAGGGCTGGTGTCAACCGTCCAGGGCAGCAAAAAATACCGCGCAGAACTCGGGGCCTAG
- a CDS encoding cytochrome c family protein, whose product MALASAGASARSDLSAADTERVQRITAATSDFSAAEPFETMQAGAATIKKLINADIFSHASANLSFEGRQQFLVGNGLFRKDWVSAPSSTQASDGLGPLFNARSCQGCHVKDGRGSVPGFDPMERTDAVALLLRLAVAAVPAAGQPALSTAELASLPDPVYGTQLQNFSVAGLPSEGRLEVDYTPVTVPLAGGETATLMKPAYRIEDLGYGPMQPGVQLSPRLAPPMIGLGLLEAIDEQDILANARADKGDGIRGKPNWVLDLRTGKQALGRFNWKAGQSTVEQQSASAFSNDMGLSSPLFPSHYGDCTAAQQACAQMPHGAQAHLGEHEVPGRLMDFVTFYSKNLAVPQRRDADDARVLAGKKLFYQANCIGCHVPKYVTRRDASQPEHQFQLIWPYTDLLLHDMGDGLADGVSDGQASGREWRTPPLWGIGLTAQVNPSATYLHDGRARSLLEAILWHGGEAQAARDRVVEMTPAERADLIRFLESL is encoded by the coding sequence GTGGCGCTGGCCTCGGCCGGCGCCAGCGCGCGCAGCGACCTGAGCGCTGCCGATACGGAGCGTGTGCAGCGCATTACGGCAGCGACCAGCGATTTCTCGGCGGCCGAGCCTTTCGAGACCATGCAGGCGGGGGCGGCTACCATCAAGAAGCTCATCAATGCCGATATCTTCTCGCATGCCTCGGCCAATCTTAGTTTCGAAGGGCGGCAGCAATTCTTGGTGGGCAACGGGTTGTTTCGCAAGGACTGGGTCTCCGCGCCATCGTCGACCCAGGCTTCTGACGGGTTGGGGCCGCTGTTCAATGCGCGCTCCTGCCAGGGTTGCCACGTTAAGGACGGCCGAGGCTCTGTGCCGGGATTCGATCCTATGGAGCGCACCGACGCGGTAGCGCTGCTGTTGCGCCTGGCCGTGGCGGCGGTGCCGGCCGCCGGGCAACCCGCGCTGTCGACCGCGGAGCTCGCCTCCCTGCCTGATCCGGTGTATGGTACCCAATTGCAGAATTTCTCGGTCGCGGGCCTGCCCAGCGAGGGGCGCCTGGAGGTGGATTACACCCCTGTCACGGTGCCGTTGGCCGGAGGCGAGACGGCCACCCTCATGAAACCGGCCTATCGGATCGAGGACTTGGGCTATGGCCCCATGCAGCCCGGTGTGCAGCTATCGCCGCGCCTGGCTCCGCCCATGATCGGCCTGGGGCTGCTCGAAGCCATCGACGAGCAGGACATCCTGGCCAACGCCCGTGCGGACAAGGGCGACGGAATCCGCGGTAAACCGAATTGGGTGCTCGATCTACGCACAGGCAAGCAGGCATTAGGACGCTTCAATTGGAAGGCTGGTCAGTCCACTGTCGAGCAACAAAGCGCCTCGGCATTCTCCAATGATATGGGGCTGTCTTCACCGCTGTTTCCGAGCCATTATGGCGACTGCACCGCCGCGCAGCAGGCCTGTGCGCAGATGCCGCATGGCGCGCAAGCTCACCTGGGCGAGCACGAGGTCCCTGGCCGGCTGATGGACTTCGTGACCTTTTATTCCAAGAACCTGGCCGTGCCCCAGCGCCGCGATGCCGATGACGCGCGCGTGCTGGCCGGCAAGAAGCTGTTCTATCAGGCCAACTGCATAGGTTGCCACGTGCCCAAGTACGTCACGCGCCGCGATGCCTCCCAACCGGAGCACCAGTTCCAACTTATCTGGCCCTACACGGATCTGTTGCTGCATGACATGGGCGACGGGTTGGCCGATGGCGTCAGCGACGGTCAGGCCAGCGGACGCGAATGGCGCACGCCGCCACTTTGGGGCATAGGGCTGACCGCACAGGTCAATCCCAGCGCGACCTATTTACATGACGGCCGTGCCCGAAGCCTGCTGGAGGCCATCCTCTGGCACGGTGGCGAGGCCCAGGCCGCCCGCGACCGCGTCGTCGAGATGACGCCGGCCGAACGTGCCGATCTGATCCGCTTTCTGGAGTCTTTATGA
- a CDS encoding mechanosensitive ion channel family protein yields MKEWFIGMGALMPQLLELGINLLVALLILIIGWWVSSGLGRWVRRVAQRSARIDPTIVPMFQTTVVWAVRIFTVIAVLARFGVQTASLIAVLGAAGLAVGLALQGTLQNIAAGIMLLILRPIRAGEYVALSSGNEGTVEEVGLFLTRLVQSDGINITMPNSAVWTSTITNYSRNVNRRCDIPVIIHYADDLEAAVSRLEALVKDHPLVDATPAPVVRAIEYRDNGTVVNVRVWTKAATYWDLRWDLFQQIRSKLAEAGFRPPIPVREIQAPPSADKDAAA; encoded by the coding sequence ATGAAAGAATGGTTTATAGGCATGGGCGCTCTCATGCCCCAATTGCTGGAGCTGGGCATCAACCTGCTCGTGGCGCTGTTGATCCTTATCATCGGCTGGTGGGTCTCTTCGGGTTTGGGCCGATGGGTCCGCCGGGTGGCGCAACGCTCTGCGCGTATCGATCCCACCATCGTGCCGATGTTCCAGACTACCGTGGTCTGGGCCGTGCGCATCTTTACCGTGATTGCCGTGCTGGCCCGCTTTGGCGTGCAGACCGCCAGCCTGATCGCCGTACTGGGCGCGGCCGGCCTGGCCGTTGGCCTGGCGCTGCAAGGCACACTGCAGAACATTGCCGCCGGGATCATGCTGTTGATACTGCGGCCCATCCGGGCCGGCGAGTATGTCGCGCTGAGCTCGGGTAACGAAGGCACTGTGGAAGAGGTCGGCTTGTTCCTGACGCGATTGGTGCAGTCCGATGGCATCAACATCACCATGCCCAATAGCGCAGTGTGGACATCGACCATCACCAACTACAGCCGCAACGTCAATCGCCGTTGCGACATCCCGGTGATCATCCATTATGCCGACGATCTGGAGGCCGCCGTCAGTCGCCTTGAGGCATTGGTCAAAGACCATCCGCTCGTCGATGCCACGCCCGCACCGGTGGTCCGCGCCATCGAGTATCGCGACAACGGCACAGTGGTCAATGTGCGCGTCTGGACCAAGGCGGCAACCTACTGGGATCTGCGCTGGGACTTGTTCCAGCAGATTCGGAGCAAGCTGGCCGAGGCAGGCTTTCGCCCGCCCATCCCGGTACGCGAAATCCAGGCCCCGCCGTCTGCGGATAAGGACGCCGCGGCCTGA
- a CDS encoding bacterial transcriptional regulator family protein: protein MRPLLPILKRLADRTGDAVFLVVRDGDDSVSLHREIGSYPVQILATYAGKRQPLGVGSGGMAILAALADDSAHDIVARNSGRLDEFGGMTTHEMHRLIENTRSRGYSVVGNHAVRGALGVGCALLDGQGLPLLAVSVTAIIDRMPAQRQREIAGWIKTELARLKT, encoded by the coding sequence GTGCGCCCGTTGTTGCCCATCCTGAAGCGTCTGGCAGACCGCACTGGCGACGCCGTCTTTCTGGTCGTGCGCGACGGCGACGACTCGGTCAGCCTGCACCGCGAAATCGGCAGTTATCCGGTGCAGATTCTCGCGACCTACGCTGGCAAACGCCAACCCTTGGGTGTGGGATCGGGCGGCATGGCCATCCTGGCCGCGTTGGCCGACGACAGCGCCCACGACATCGTGGCTCGCAACTCTGGCCGGCTGGATGAGTTTGGTGGCATGACAACGCACGAAATGCATCGCCTCATCGAAAACACGCGTTCGCGCGGCTATTCGGTCGTGGGCAATCACGCCGTGCGCGGCGCCCTGGGCGTCGGCTGTGCCCTGCTCGATGGGCAGGGTTTGCCTCTGCTGGCCGTCAGCGTGACGGCTATCATCGACCGCATGCCAGCGCAGCGTCAGCGCGAGATCGCTGGCTGGATCAAAACCGAGCTGGCCCGGCTCAAGACCTGA
- a CDS encoding putative methyltransferase — protein sequence MTQEFSRARFIMVQPSHPDNVGSAARAIKTMGFADLVLVDPKMPDMTVQPEALALASGAVDVLERAHICATLEEALAPVTLAFALTARVRDLGPPPCDIRQAATLSREHLDNNPGGAVAIVLGTERSGLTNEQIGLCQRICHIPANPEYSSLNVAQALQLAAWELRYALLDGAGATLLPPSRAQQPDPGAQLASGEAVHAMLAHWEQALVAVDFLNPAHPKKLMPRMRHLFTRAALTRDEIDMLRGVCTAMLDVASRAAPRKSRRDEAN from the coding sequence ATGACTCAAGAATTTTCACGTGCTCGCTTCATCATGGTGCAGCCCAGCCACCCCGACAACGTCGGTTCGGCAGCCCGCGCCATCAAGACCATGGGCTTTGCCGATCTGGTTCTGGTCGACCCTAAAATGCCTGACATGACGGTCCAGCCCGAGGCGCTGGCCCTGGCAAGCGGCGCGGTCGACGTCCTCGAGCGCGCCCACATCTGCGCCACCCTCGAAGAAGCGCTGGCACCGGTAACCCTGGCGTTTGCCCTGACCGCGCGCGTGCGCGATCTCGGCCCTCCGCCGTGCGACATCCGCCAGGCGGCCACGCTCAGCCGCGAACACTTGGATAACAATCCGGGAGGCGCGGTGGCCATTGTTTTAGGGACAGAGCGATCAGGGCTCACGAACGAGCAGATCGGGCTCTGCCAGCGTATCTGCCACATCCCCGCCAATCCCGAATACAGTTCGCTGAACGTGGCCCAGGCGCTGCAACTGGCAGCCTGGGAGTTGCGCTATGCACTGCTCGACGGCGCCGGAGCCACGCTGCTGCCACCATCCAGAGCGCAACAACCGGATCCTGGCGCGCAACTGGCCAGCGGCGAAGCGGTACACGCCATGCTCGCGCACTGGGAGCAGGCCCTCGTGGCGGTGGATTTTCTCAACCCGGCCCACCCCAAGAAACTCATGCCACGCATGCGGCACCTGTTTACTCGCGCGGCCCTGACCCGTGACGAAATCGATATGCTTCGCGGTGTCTGCACCGCCATGCTCGACGTCGCCAGCCGGGCCGCACCGCGCAAAAGCCGCCGCGACGAAGCGAACTGA
- a CDS encoding imelysin family protein, which produces MKSPLFVLAGVLCSVPAWAAPPSDLGQRLAEGYARPAMATLDDSARSMHHELQAWCKTPSQAGTEKVSAAFATLARAWSAVAFLRFGPLVDNNRFERLYFWPDTRGVMPRQLHSALAAADSAVLAEGGWAGRSVAIQGLPALEYLLYGDPALLRASEPQAAASQYACAYATAVAGNIHDVAAQLRQAWSAQAQFGRQFTAPAQDNDLYRGSEEVAAEAMKALSTGLQFARDVNLLPVLGADAQAARPKRAAFWRSGQTGATLAASLNGLLAFYQAGGYVFATGSQGLADTLTHELKQAAALVASVPASAEAAFTQAQSREALVLAAMVIKNAKDVVDQDIAPALGVTIGFNALDGD; this is translated from the coding sequence ATGAAGTCCCCGCTCTTTGTGCTGGCTGGCGTGCTGTGCTCGGTTCCCGCATGGGCGGCGCCGCCGTCCGACCTGGGCCAGCGTCTGGCCGAGGGCTATGCGCGGCCGGCCATGGCGACATTGGACGACAGCGCGCGCAGCATGCATCACGAGCTGCAGGCATGGTGCAAGACGCCCTCCCAGGCGGGTACGGAGAAGGTGTCGGCAGCCTTCGCCACCTTGGCTCGGGCGTGGTCCGCTGTCGCATTTCTGCGCTTTGGACCGCTGGTCGACAATAACCGTTTCGAGCGCCTGTATTTCTGGCCCGACACGCGTGGCGTGATGCCCAGGCAACTGCACAGCGCGCTGGCGGCCGCCGATTCTGCGGTGCTGGCCGAGGGTGGGTGGGCAGGCCGCAGCGTGGCCATTCAAGGCCTGCCTGCGTTGGAGTATCTGCTCTATGGCGATCCGGCCTTGCTGCGCGCCTCCGAACCCCAGGCGGCGGCATCCCAATATGCCTGCGCCTATGCCACGGCGGTGGCCGGCAATATTCACGATGTGGCCGCGCAGTTGCGGCAGGCCTGGAGCGCGCAGGCGCAGTTCGGCCGCCAGTTCACCGCGCCTGCGCAGGATAATGATCTTTACCGGGGCAGCGAGGAGGTCGCTGCCGAGGCCATGAAGGCGCTGTCGACCGGGCTGCAGTTTGCGCGCGATGTCAACTTGCTGCCCGTATTGGGCGCCGATGCGCAGGCGGCGCGTCCCAAACGTGCCGCCTTCTGGCGAAGCGGTCAGACTGGTGCGACGCTGGCGGCGAGCCTGAACGGATTGCTGGCGTTCTATCAAGCCGGAGGCTATGTGTTTGCTACGGGCTCACAGGGGCTGGCCGACACGTTGACGCACGAGTTAAAGCAGGCCGCTGCGCTGGTGGCGTCCGTGCCGGCGTCGGCCGAAGCCGCCTTCACGCAGGCGCAATCGCGAGAGGCCTTGGTATTGGCGGCCATGGTCATCAAGAACGCCAAAGATGTGGTGGACCAGGATATCGCGCCAGCCCTGGGCGTGACCATAGGATTTAATGCACTCGATGGCGATTGA